One Nitrospinota bacterium genomic region harbors:
- a CDS encoding M20 family metallopeptidase, with amino-acid sequence MTALDRQIEAFSLDQAGETLALLERLVNIQSGTSNKAGVDEVATLMSGELEAVGFVVERHGREGFGDNLVARRGPEGVPAVLLVGHTDTVYPQQENMPPFRIEGDRCLGQGVVDMKGGLACMVTALRALEATASWADGAVVVFLNSDEEVGSPDSGPLRDALGRQARCALVLECGGKGGEVVAARRGQFTLHLQVEGRARHAGSRDPFRANAIGELANQIVALEALTELDRGRSVNVGLLKGGIGANTLAALAEAWVDVRYLDEEDGAALRSEIEALVALPHVEGCRSTLRATGGRPAWESAGPPTERLLDVVQKAGRALGRPVGAEHRWGVSDANNLAELGLAVLDGLGPMGGKDHTPDEYCGVASLAERSALLAATLARLLADPTLP; translated from the coding sequence ATGACGGCTCTAGACCGTCAGATCGAAGCCTTCAGCCTAGACCAGGCAGGGGAGACCCTTGCCCTGCTCGAGCGTCTGGTCAACATCCAGAGCGGAACCTCCAACAAGGCGGGGGTCGACGAGGTCGCTACACTCATGTCTGGCGAGCTCGAGGCCGTAGGCTTCGTCGTGGAGCGCCACGGGCGGGAGGGCTTCGGCGATAACCTGGTCGCCCGGAGGGGGCCCGAAGGGGTCCCCGCGGTCCTGCTCGTCGGCCACACCGATACGGTCTACCCGCAGCAGGAGAATATGCCCCCTTTCCGGATTGAGGGCGACCGGTGTCTGGGACAAGGCGTCGTCGACATGAAAGGCGGGCTTGCCTGCATGGTCACGGCTTTACGGGCCTTGGAGGCGACGGCATCCTGGGCAGACGGCGCCGTCGTCGTTTTCCTCAACAGCGATGAGGAGGTCGGCTCGCCCGACTCGGGGCCCCTTCGGGACGCCCTCGGCCGTCAGGCCCGCTGTGCGCTTGTCCTGGAGTGTGGCGGGAAAGGAGGCGAGGTGGTCGCCGCCCGGCGAGGCCAGTTCACCCTTCACCTTCAGGTGGAGGGCCGTGCCCGACACGCCGGCTCCCGCGACCCCTTTCGGGCCAACGCCATCGGCGAGCTGGCCAACCAGATCGTCGCCCTGGAAGCACTGACCGAACTCGACCGAGGCCGCTCGGTGAACGTCGGCCTACTCAAAGGCGGCATCGGCGCAAACACGCTGGCCGCCCTGGCCGAGGCCTGGGTCGACGTTCGATACTTGGACGAAGAGGACGGCGCCGCTCTCCGGTCCGAGATAGAGGCCCTTGTGGCGCTCCCCCACGTCGAGGGGTGTCGCTCGACCCTGCGCGCCACAGGAGGCCGACCCGCCTGGGAGTCTGCCGGTCCGCCGACCGAGCGTCTGCTCGATGTCGTCCAGAAAGCGGGCCGGGCCCTGGGGCGACCTGTCGGGGCAGAGCACCGCTGGGGCGTCTCGGACGCCAACAATCTCGCCGAGCTGGGATTAGCGGTGCTCGACGGCCTCGGCCCGATGGGCGGGAAAGATCACACGCCCGATGAGTACTGCGGGGTTGCCTCGCTCGCCGAGCGTTCGGCCCTGCTGGCGGCGACCCTGGCCCGCCTTCTCGCCGACCCGACGCTGCCCTAG
- a CDS encoding ribonuclease H-like domain-containing protein, translating to MPAYLDIETSYEGVITVIGLLRPSGGLAQWVNPAINPAELLESLSGAQALYTYNGHRFDLPFIHRRLGLNLRRLVPCRDLMYECWRRDLYGGLKAVERKLGIRRSLPDLNGLDAMRLWAAYMERGEEEALAMLLQYNREDVENLALLRARLFD from the coding sequence ATGCCAGCCTACCTGGACATTGAGACCTCCTACGAGGGGGTGATAACAGTCATCGGCCTGTTACGGCCGTCCGGCGGTCTGGCCCAATGGGTAAACCCTGCCATAAATCCCGCGGAGCTGCTGGAGTCGCTCTCAGGCGCCCAGGCTCTCTACACCTACAATGGCCACCGTTTCGACCTGCCCTTCATTCATCGACGCCTTGGGCTCAATCTGCGGCGACTGGTGCCGTGCCGCGACCTCATGTACGAATGCTGGCGTCGTGACCTATACGGAGGCCTCAAAGCGGTGGAACGCAAGCTCGGGATTCGCCGCTCCCTTCCCGACCTCAACGGACTGGACGCCATGCGCCTGTGGGCTGCCTACATGGAGAGGGGCGAGGAAGAGGCACTGGCGATGCTCCTGCAGTACAACCGCGAGGACGTAGAAAATCTTGCCTTGCTGAGGGCCCGCCTCTTCGACTGA
- the rplQ gene encoding 50S ribosomal protein L17 produces MRHLKAGRRLNRTSAHRKALMRNLATELLARERIQTTTAKAKELRPVAERLITLGKRGTLHARRQALRVVKTKAAMANLFGPLAERYATRPGGYTRIVRIGPRRGDNAEMAVIELVDTPVLPRGAEKGGTGEKVKKRLAGLTRKKEAGGA; encoded by the coding sequence ATGCGACACCTCAAAGCCGGTCGCAGGCTCAACCGAACGAGCGCCCACCGTAAGGCCCTCATGCGCAACCTCGCAACGGAGCTCCTCGCCCGCGAAAGGATTCAGACGACCACCGCAAAGGCTAAAGAACTCCGGCCCGTTGCCGAGCGCCTCATCACCCTCGGAAAGCGGGGCACGCTCCATGCCCGGCGCCAGGCCCTCCGGGTAGTCAAAACCAAGGCAGCCATGGCAAACCTCTTTGGTCCCCTCGCGGAGCGCTACGCCACCCGCCCCGGTGGGTACACAAGGATCGTCCGAATAGGCCCTCGACGGGGCGATAACGCCGAGATGGCTGTCATCGAGCTCGTCGACACGCCTGTCTTGCCCCGAGGGGCCGAGAAGGGCGGCACCGGCGAGAAGGTCAAGAAGCGTCTGGCGGGACTTACGAGGAAGAAAGAGGCCGGGGGCGCCTGA
- a CDS encoding cupin domain-containing protein gives MTRSVKEEILALNIGSKIKHLRKDRQFTLQDLSGKTGLSKPLLSQVENSLVIPPLPTLLKISTALRVPMTHFIKDDEERIIVTRGNDVNSAPKRLVEGRDPTNCIYSSLVKGKANKKMEPLYVEFSQVAKAKVAPLSHHGDEFVHVLEGKLEVTYEGEVVVLDAGDSLYLDARIPHSYRSLTKKRTRAIMVVTE, from the coding sequence ATGACTCGGTCTGTGAAAGAAGAGATTCTGGCTCTTAATATCGGCTCAAAAATTAAACACCTGCGGAAGGACCGGCAGTTCACGCTACAAGACCTCTCGGGTAAGACGGGGTTGTCCAAACCGCTGCTTTCCCAAGTAGAGAATAGCCTGGTCATTCCTCCATTGCCTACCCTTCTTAAGATTTCCACCGCTCTCAGGGTTCCGATGACGCACTTCATCAAAGATGATGAAGAGAGGATTATTGTGACCCGTGGTAACGATGTGAACTCGGCCCCCAAGCGGCTCGTCGAGGGGCGCGACCCCACCAACTGCATCTACTCAAGCCTGGTCAAAGGCAAGGCAAACAAAAAGATGGAGCCGCTATATGTGGAATTTTCTCAAGTGGCTAAAGCTAAAGTGGCCCCCCTTTCCCACCACGGGGACGAGTTCGTCCATGTGCTTGAAGGCAAGCTCGAAGTGACCTACGAGGGCGAGGTGGTGGTGCTGGACGCAGGCGACAGTCTCTACCTGGACGCGCGCATTCCGCACTCCTACCGGTCTTTGACCAAGAAGCGGACCCGGGCCATAATGGTCGTTACCGAATAA
- a CDS encoding HD domain-containing protein, with translation MPWIADLADGQKVVEFFLVRDKQVRLKKSGEEFLSLVLQDRTGMLNAVCWDEVEAFKGAFSAGEIIKVEGMVGTYNEELQLTIHRLRPIEERDQAEGLEPSRFFPETEHDVEAMWRELLDHIAEVDHPELRTLLERLCEEHGEAIKTFPGAMKIHHSVLGGFLEHTLSVVKSCLYFAGKYPGLDSGLLVAGAVCHDIGKLKELTILPTFSYTEAGHLIGHILLGRDMVRDVARTIDGFPEELLLKLEHLIVSHQGEPEFGAPKVPMTLEALVLHFVDNLDAKLNIMQRHLAEDTTEGPFTSWHTLLGRRLYKR, from the coding sequence ATGCCGTGGATTGCGGATTTGGCTGACGGCCAAAAGGTCGTCGAATTTTTCCTCGTCCGAGACAAACAGGTCCGGCTCAAGAAATCGGGGGAGGAGTTCCTCAGCCTGGTCCTCCAGGACCGAACCGGCATGCTCAACGCCGTCTGTTGGGACGAGGTGGAGGCTTTTAAAGGAGCCTTTTCGGCGGGGGAGATCATCAAGGTCGAGGGGATGGTGGGCACCTACAACGAGGAGCTCCAGCTCACCATCCATAGGCTCCGCCCCATCGAGGAGCGCGATCAGGCCGAAGGCCTGGAGCCGTCCCGGTTTTTTCCCGAGACGGAGCACGACGTGGAGGCGATGTGGCGCGAGCTCTTGGACCACATTGCCGAGGTGGACCACCCAGAGCTCCGCACCCTGCTTGAGCGTCTGTGCGAGGAGCACGGAGAGGCTATTAAGACCTTCCCCGGGGCGATGAAGATTCACCACTCCGTCCTGGGTGGTTTTCTCGAGCACACCCTCTCGGTCGTCAAGAGCTGCCTCTACTTCGCCGGTAAATACCCCGGCCTCGACAGCGGCCTACTTGTGGCGGGGGCCGTCTGCCACGACATCGGGAAGCTTAAGGAGCTGACCATCCTACCGACCTTCAGCTACACCGAGGCGGGGCACCTCATCGGCCACATCCTGCTCGGCCGCGACATGGTCCGCGATGTCGCCCGGACGATCGACGGCTTTCCAGAGGAGCTGCTCCTGAAGCTGGAGCACCTCATCGTCAGCCACCAGGGCGAGCCGGAGTTCGGCGCCCCGAAAGTCCCTATGACGCTCGAGGCGCTCGTTCTCCATTTCGTCGACAACCTCGATGCCAAGCTAAACATCATGCAGCGCCACCTCGCGGAGGACACCACCGAGGGGCCTTTCACCTCCTGGCACACCCTTCTCGGCCGCCGGCTCTACAAGCGATGA
- a CDS encoding PaaI family thioesterase, whose amino-acid sequence MTGRPPNRDQHEAARCWVCGPDNSDGLRIPLTVDGDVIRSTFTPQPYHQGYDGITHGGLIGAILDDLMANCFYQRGETAYTVRMEVRFKQPCPTGKPLHIEARIVERFGGRFATAEATARLDDGTVVAESSGTFFIR is encoded by the coding sequence ATGACCGGACGGCCTCCCAATCGCGACCAGCATGAAGCCGCCCGCTGCTGGGTCTGCGGCCCCGATAATTCCGATGGCCTGCGCATCCCCCTAACGGTGGATGGCGATGTCATCCGCTCCACTTTTACTCCCCAACCCTACCACCAAGGCTATGACGGCATCACCCACGGCGGCCTAATCGGGGCCATCCTCGATGACCTCATGGCGAACTGTTTTTACCAGCGAGGCGAGACCGCCTACACCGTTAGGATGGAGGTGCGATTCAAGCAGCCGTGCCCCACGGGAAAGCCTCTCCACATCGAAGCTCGGATCGTTGAGCGATTTGGCGGCCGATTCGCCACGGCCGAGGCCACCGCCCGGCTGGATGACGGGACGGTGGTGGCTGAATCCTCGGGCACCTTCTTTATCCGCTAG